Within Candidatus Glassbacteria bacterium, the genomic segment GCTTGGTCATCTGGAATACCAGTCATCTTTTACAAAGATGATGTAAGAACAATGATAGATGGCATGGACAATCCAATGTTATTAGGAGCGTGCGAATTTAATATTGTAAATGATAAGCGTCGTTTAGTTACAGAGGTCAATAAAAGACTTGACGAGCAGAAGAAAAAATTTAATAATGTAGTTGTCTCGGTTTCGGAAGTTGGAAAAAGAATAGCTTTCTTATTGAATAGGGGAAAATATTCATTTGAAATGGTTAAAGAGTTGATTGAAATCTTTCAAGAGGCTGAATATGGAGCAGCGAAAGCATTATGAAGAATATGAAGAAAAAATATACACGAATCCGCTTGCATGTTTAAGTAAAAACAGCCGCGGGAGAAAAGGAGTATTACCGGATGATGGTTACCGATCCCCCTTTCAAAGAGATGTCCACCGCATAACTTACAGCCAACCCTTCAGAAGATTAAGACATAAAACACAAGTTTTTTTCCTGACCAATAACGATCATGTATGTACTAGGCTCGAGCATTCCTTATACGTTGCTCATGCATCGAGAACTGTTGCGCGTCATCTTGGATTAAATGAAGATTTGGCTGAAGCAATAGGATTAGGACATGATATAGGTCATGCTCCTTTTGGGCACCATGGAGAAGGGGTTTTAAGGAGTATTGCGGAGAAGCACAATATTGATTTCTATTTTCAGCATGAGTTAAATAGTTTGAGAATG encodes:
- a CDS encoding nucleoside 2-deoxyribosyltransferase; protein product: MPKVYCAGPLFNSKEREEIEEIAAEFEKRDIEAYVPHRDGLELAKISKYLVQLKKEGINTDYILEKAIFALDIYQIRISDAVVVNINGRVPDEGAMIEAGVAWSSGIPVIFYKDDVRTMIDGMDNPMLLGACEFNIVNDKRRLVTEVNKRLDEQKKKFNNVVVSVSEVGKRIAFLLNRGKYSFEMVKELIEIFQEAEYGAAKAL
- a CDS encoding HD domain-containing protein; translation: MEQRKHYEEYEEKIYTNPLACLSKNSRGRKGVLPDDGYRSPFQRDVHRITYSQPFRRLRHKTQVFFLTNNDHVCTRLEHSLYVAHASRTVARHLGLNEDLAEAIGLGHDIGHAPFGHHGEGVLRSIAEKHNIDFYFQHELNSLRMADRLGMLDRDVILLQYSGHL